Proteins from one Scylla paramamosain isolate STU-SP2022 unplaced genomic scaffold, ASM3559412v1 Contig109, whole genome shotgun sequence genomic window:
- the LOC135099167 gene encoding peptidyl-prolyl cis-trans isomerase FKBP2-like: MAQNSTAVTLEDNPCLTFTLGSGQVIRGWDQELIGICEGEKRKLVIPSDLGYGASWAPRKIPPHTTLVFKVELVKIERKEEL, translated from the exons ATGGCACAGAATTCGACAGCAGTTACCCTCGAGGACAACCCCTGCCTGACCTTCACGctggggtcaggtcaggtcatccGAGGCTGGGACCAGGAGCTAATTGG GATATGcgagggggaaaagaggaagcttGTCATCCCCTCGGACCTCGGCTATGGAGCTTCATGGGCGCCTCGGAAGATACCTCCCCACACCACGCTGGTCTTCAAGGTGGAACTTGTcaagatagagaggaaagaggagcttTGA